CATTGTCGCCCTGGGCGGTCAGGATGCGATAGCGATAACCGAAATAACCTTCCCCGCGTTTGGCGGCGCCGAAGGCGGCCGTCTCGACCAGGGCGCTTGCCGGGCTTTCCTCCGCAGAGAGGCTCGGATCCCAGTAAAGGCCGTCCAGCTTGCCCGGACTGCTGATCAATTTTTTGGCGAACTCGTAAATACCGTCAGCGTCGCGATCGTCGGAGGCATATTGATACTGCGCCGCCACATATTCGTGCATCGTGTCGATCGTCGCGAGTTCGTTTTCACCGATGCGCCGATTGACGATCTCCTCAAGGCCGCGCCGCGTGTCGAAGGACCATTTCCCGTCCTTGTCCTCGGTCAGCGGAAACGGCAGGGGCCAGAGCCGATCGCCGATCGCAACGACTTTGGCACCGTTTGCGTCTTTCAGGATCATCTGTCGCTCGGCGCCCTCTCGGATCAATCCATAAGCGATCATCGCCTCGTTGCTCGCCCGCAGCCTGTCTGCGTTCAGACCGAGCAGATCCGCAAGATCGCCGATATTGTTGGAACCGAGCACCGATTTCAGCCGGTCGAGGGCGAGAGTC
This Rhizobium acidisoli DNA region includes the following protein-coding sequences:
- a CDS encoding DUF2950 family protein, whose product is MRRQSIVIPLMLATALSTMPATPALSQAQTDLGEYKAAKASPKFDSPTLALDRLKSVLGSNNIGDLADLLGLNADRLRASNEAMIAYGLIREGAERQMILKDANGAKVVAIGDRLWPLPFPLTEDKDGKWSFDTRRGLEEIVNRRIGENELATIDTMHEYVAAQYQYASDDRDADGIYEFAKKLISSPGKLDGLYWDPSLSAEESPASALVETAAFGAAKRGEGYFGYRYRILTAQGDNVLGGKQSYLVNGYMTGGFALIAWPVTYRVTGVQTFVVNGMSVIYQRDLGAQTEQRAAAIKDFNPDANWTIVSE